The region CTACAGCAGCTCTATTCGCTTCGCTAAGAAAGCTACAGAACGGAGAGTCCATTCACCTGTTAAGTACGTTTGTCAAAGCGTATCGAGCTGAATTTTGGAAAAGCCAGCAGCTGGGCTATTTGTATCTGTGTACGGGTCTTTTTATCTATATTGATTTACTCTTATTAATTAGTTATCAGCATCCAGTAGCCATGATAGGAATTGTACTATTTACAAGTTTATTTATCCTATTTCTTAGTGCAAGTATGTATGTTTTTCCTATATATGCTCATTTCAGAATGACTCTAGGGACAATGATAAAACTATCCTTTTTTCTGGCTGTTACACAGCCACTTTTAACA is a window of Bacillus horti DNA encoding:
- a CDS encoding YesL family protein; the encoded protein is MGQSHLMDRFMTLCDWVYRLSILQLLWFVFTLLGGIVLGIFPATAALFASLRKLQNGESIHLLSTFVKAYRAEFWKSQQLGYLYLCTGLFIYIDLLLLISYQHPVAMIGIVLFTSLFILFLSASMYVFPIYAHFRMTLGTMIKLSFFLAVTQPLLTLGMALGTVLIYCILWFIPGLQLFLSISVFCFVYMKLASIGFEKIQKSGFIKDRYEAELGA